A genomic region of Anaerolineales bacterium contains the following coding sequences:
- a CDS encoding PadR family transcriptional regulator, whose product MVTKEEYPALLEGLVGELRRGALSLAVLSQLGQPQYGYSLKQQLAAQGMDIPEGTLYPLLRRLEAQGLLESEWRVVDEARPRRYYRISAQGQQALADLTHEWQAISQALNGLLHGDK is encoded by the coding sequence ATGGTAACCAAAGAAGAGTACCCCGCATTGTTGGAAGGGCTGGTGGGCGAGCTGCGCCGTGGCGCACTCAGCCTGGCTGTACTCAGCCAACTCGGCCAGCCCCAATACGGCTACTCGCTCAAACAGCAGCTCGCCGCCCAAGGCATGGATATCCCCGAGGGCACGCTGTACCCGCTCCTCCGCCGGCTGGAGGCGCAAGGCCTGCTCGAGAGCGAATGGCGCGTAGTAGACGAGGCGCGGCCGCGCCGCTACTACCGCATCAGCGCCCAGGGCCAACAAGCCCTGGCCGATCTCACCCACGAATGGCAGGCCATCAGCCAGGCGCTGAACGGCCTCTTACACGGAGACAAGTAA
- a CDS encoding AIPR family protein, giving the protein MSKTATFTFPVVSFRHLDTPFQHKGIHEYFAVVETANLPDLSDWKDINVRDAKLTGEVPDAIRKTFQANPEMFLFMNRGLVLSVAKAQLDNRNSTLTIVLEDRNLHGLLDGGHTYSIVKEETESLTVPQYIRIELLEGLDSEGIVDVVDARNTSKPVREQSLMNLANKFVGLKNALSSSAFRDQISYSEYEVDGAGDLKPIGVRDVVAILTLFDKKSFGDSQHPVISYNAKSKALEHFSANPKEYEKIFPLAEEILELYDWVKLELPDLYNKARAQEANVSGGRFGRLTGVTYYTGQRSGKLYFLNKTTKYGVPDGFTYPVLAAFRALLEEHKGVYKWGKGLDPVTLLKGDLGTKLANTIGTFAHQAQNPTKVGKTALVWQSCYQNAQLAYLQA; this is encoded by the coding sequence ATGTCCAAGACAGCAACGTTTACATTTCCAGTAGTTTCTTTTCGTCACCTTGATACACCATTCCAACATAAGGGTATCCACGAGTATTTTGCTGTAGTTGAGACGGCAAACCTTCCAGACCTTTCTGACTGGAAGGACATAAACGTCCGCGATGCAAAATTAACCGGTGAGGTTCCGGACGCGATTCGAAAAACATTTCAAGCAAATCCTGAAATGTTTTTGTTCATGAATCGCGGCCTAGTACTCTCTGTCGCGAAAGCACAGCTGGATAACCGAAATTCCACTCTCACGATTGTTCTTGAAGACCGAAATCTTCATGGGCTTTTAGATGGTGGACACACCTATAGTATTGTCAAGGAAGAAACAGAAAGCCTCACTGTCCCACAGTACATTCGGATTGAGCTCCTTGAAGGGCTTGATTCAGAAGGGATCGTGGATGTTGTAGATGCGCGTAACACCTCAAAGCCGGTACGAGAGCAAAGCTTGATGAATCTCGCCAACAAGTTTGTTGGTTTAAAAAACGCGTTGAGTTCTTCTGCGTTTAGAGACCAAATCTCCTACTCGGAGTACGAAGTTGACGGGGCTGGAGATCTCAAACCCATTGGAGTGAGGGATGTAGTTGCAATACTCACTCTTTTCGATAAAAAGAGCTTTGGCGACTCCCAGCACCCAGTAATTTCGTACAACGCGAAGTCCAAAGCTTTGGAGCATTTTTCCGCAAACCCAAAGGAATATGAAAAAATCTTTCCCTTGGCGGAAGAAATTCTTGAGTTGTACGATTGGGTGAAACTAGAGCTGCCTGATCTCTACAACAAAGCAAGAGCCCAGGAAGCAAATGTTTCTGGTGGTCGCTTTGGACGTTTGACAGGTGTGACCTACTATACCGGACAGCGTTCAGGAAAGTTGTATTTCTTGAACAAGACAACTAAGTATGGAGTGCCGGATGGCTTTACCTATCCGGTCCTTGCTGCTTTTCGGGCATTGCTTGAGGAGCACAAGGGAGTCTACAAATGGGGAAAGGGTCTAGATCCAGTCACGTTGCTCAAGGGTGATTTGGGCACAAAGCTGGCCAACACAATTGGCACCTTTGCTCATCAGGCACAAAACCCGACCAAAGTTGGAAAAACGGCCTTGGTTTGGCAAAGCTGTTATCAAAACGCCCAATTAGCCTACCTGCAAGCCTAA
- a CDS encoding AAA family ATPase gives MMRFDRFTERAQEAAQRAAEIIQRYGHNQIDTEHILLALIEQPEGVIGQLLEILKVDPASLKERLDYVLRTSPKANIFGGGAGQIFITPRVKRIVDIANEEANRLKDEYISTEHIFLAILNERSTPAARLLEGAGITRERVFDAVQQLRGGQRVTDPQAETRYRTLEKYSRDLTQAAREGKLDPVIGRDSEILRVIQILSRRSKNNPVLIGEAGVGKTAIVEGLAQKIATNDVPEILSGKKVLSLDLGAMIAGSRFRGEFEERLKATLEEIQRAEGEIILFIDELHTVVGAGAAQGAMDASNMLKPALARGELHAVGATTLDEYHKHIEKDAALERRFAPVYVEEPSMEDSIQMLMGLRDRYEAHHNVRFADDALVEAVKLSARYVPDRRLPDKAIDLMDEAAAKLRVALYSLPDELKVMKTEIERLQAEEEQAGVERNYERAAEKKSERLRIEGEFKAKRETWESEHQLDEVVDINDIAEVIAQWTGIPVSQMMETEAEKLLNMEARLHERIVGQGDAISAISDAIRRARSGLKDPKRPIGSFIFIGPSGVGKTELAKALAEFMFDDEDALVRIDMSEYREQHTTARLFGAPPGYIGYEEGGQLTEAVRRRPYRVILFDEIEKAHPDVWNALLQILDDGRLTDGQGRTVDFRNTVLIMTSNLGTEFVRKAGSLGFLQNSGDDEERASSQKIQKALRDTFRPEFINRIDEIITFSPLSVEDMKQIVDLQMKEVQERLSEKGIQVLLTENAREWLATQGYDTAFGARPLNRALQKFVESPLSKELLAGKFKPGTTIEVDVDEKREGTVFKEGKPIRVDKQPEDVSAA, from the coding sequence ATGATGCGATTTGACCGATTTACCGAACGAGCCCAGGAAGCTGCTCAGCGGGCTGCTGAAATCATCCAGCGCTACGGGCACAACCAGATCGATACTGAACACATACTGCTGGCGCTGATTGAGCAGCCGGAAGGCGTCATCGGGCAGCTGTTGGAGATTCTCAAAGTAGACCCGGCCTCCCTGAAGGAGCGCCTGGACTACGTGTTGCGCACCAGCCCCAAGGCCAACATCTTTGGCGGCGGCGCCGGGCAGATTTTTATCACGCCGCGCGTCAAGCGCATCGTAGACATCGCCAATGAGGAGGCCAACCGCCTCAAGGATGAGTACATCTCCACTGAGCACATCTTCCTGGCCATCCTCAACGAGCGCAGCACCCCGGCCGCCCGCCTGCTCGAAGGTGCCGGCATCACGCGCGAGCGCGTGTTTGACGCGGTGCAGCAGCTGCGCGGCGGACAACGCGTTACGGACCCGCAGGCCGAGACGCGCTATCGCACGCTGGAGAAGTACTCGCGTGACCTGACCCAGGCGGCCCGCGAGGGCAAGCTGGACCCGGTGATTGGGCGTGACAGCGAGATTTTGCGCGTGATTCAAATTCTTTCGCGCCGCAGCAAAAACAACCCGGTCCTCATCGGTGAGGCCGGCGTGGGCAAGACAGCCATCGTCGAGGGTCTGGCGCAGAAAATCGCTACCAACGACGTGCCCGAGATTCTTTCGGGCAAGAAGGTGCTCTCGCTGGACCTGGGCGCCATGATCGCCGGCTCGCGCTTCCGCGGCGAGTTCGAGGAGCGCCTCAAGGCTACGCTGGAGGAAATCCAGCGCGCTGAAGGCGAGATTATCTTGTTCATTGACGAGCTGCACACCGTCGTTGGCGCCGGCGCCGCTCAAGGCGCCATGGACGCCAGCAACATGCTCAAGCCGGCGCTGGCGCGCGGCGAGCTGCACGCGGTGGGCGCTACTACGCTGGATGAGTATCACAAGCACATCGAGAAGGACGCCGCGCTCGAGCGCCGCTTTGCGCCCGTGTATGTGGAAGAGCCTTCGATGGAAGACAGCATTCAGATGCTGATGGGCCTGCGTGACCGTTACGAGGCGCACCACAACGTGCGCTTTGCCGACGATGCGCTGGTGGAAGCCGTCAAGCTCTCTGCCCGCTACGTGCCCGACCGCCGCCTGCCCGACAAAGCTATCGACCTGATGGACGAGGCGGCCGCCAAGCTGCGCGTGGCGCTGTACTCGCTGCCGGATGAGCTCAAGGTAATGAAGACGGAAATCGAGCGTCTGCAAGCCGAAGAAGAGCAAGCCGGCGTGGAACGCAACTACGAGCGCGCCGCCGAGAAGAAATCCGAGCGTCTGCGCATCGAAGGCGAGTTCAAGGCCAAACGCGAGACCTGGGAGAGCGAACACCAGCTCGACGAAGTCGTTGACATCAACGACATCGCGGAGGTGATCGCGCAGTGGACCGGTATCCCTGTGAGCCAGATGATGGAGACGGAGGCTGAGAAGCTGCTCAACATGGAAGCGCGCCTACACGAGCGCATTGTGGGCCAGGGTGACGCCATCAGCGCCATCTCTGACGCCATTCGCCGTGCCCGCTCGGGCCTCAAGGACCCCAAGCGCCCGATTGGCTCGTTCATCTTCATTGGCCCCTCTGGCGTCGGCAAGACCGAGCTGGCCAAGGCGCTGGCCGAGTTCATGTTCGATGATGAAGATGCGCTGGTGCGTATCGACATGTCTGAGTACCGCGAGCAGCACACCACGGCGCGCCTGTTCGGCGCCCCTCCGGGATATATCGGCTACGAGGAAGGCGGCCAGCTGACGGAAGCCGTGCGCCGCCGCCCCTACCGCGTGATCCTTTTCGATGAGATCGAAAAGGCGCACCCGGATGTATGGAACGCCCTGCTGCAAATCCTGGACGACGGTCGCCTGACCGACGGCCAGGGCCGCACAGTCGACTTCCGCAATACGGTGTTGATTATGACCAGCAACCTGGGCACCGAGTTTGTGCGCAAAGCTGGCTCGCTGGGCTTCCTGCAGAACAGCGGTGATGACGAAGAGCGTGCTTCCAGCCAGAAGATCCAGAAGGCGCTGCGTGACACCTTCCGCCCCGAGTTCATCAACCGTATCGACGAGATCATCACCTTCTCGCCGCTCTCGGTGGAGGACATGAAGCAGATCGTGGACCTGCAGATGAAGGAAGTGCAGGAACGCCTGTCTGAGAAGGGTATCCAGGTGCTGCTGACCGAGAACGCGCGTGAGTGGCTGGCCACGCAAGGCTACGATACGGCCTTCGGTGCCCGCCCGCTCAACCGTGCGCTGCAGAAGTTCGTGGAGAGCCCGCTCTCCAAGGAGCTGCTGGCCGGCAAGTTCAAGCCCGGCACCACCATCGAGGTGGATGTGGATGAGAAACGCGAGGGCACGGTCTTCAAAGAAGGCAAGCCCATCCGCGTGGACAAGCAGCCGGAAGACGTATCCGCTGCGTAA
- a CDS encoding succinate dehydrogenase iron-sulfur subunit, with the protein MFVYLKIYRYNPEAGRNVPSFDTYNIEAEPTDRVLDLLEEIKGNIDGTVSFRRSCAHGVCGSDAMRINGRNMLACKALVKDVGTEITIEPILGLPVLKDMIVDMEPFFDSYKSIMPFLVNEDVPADGKERLQSPEQRERFDDTTKCILCAACTTSCPVFWADDQYVGPAAMVNAHRFIFDSRDQAANKRLEILADHGGAFRCRTAFNCTEACPREIHVTQAIAEVKQAITSGGVEH; encoded by the coding sequence ATGTTTGTCTATTTGAAGATCTATCGCTACAACCCCGAAGCGGGCCGCAACGTACCCAGCTTTGACACCTACAACATTGAGGCCGAGCCTACCGACCGCGTGCTCGACCTGCTCGAAGAGATCAAGGGCAACATCGATGGCACGGTGTCCTTCCGCCGCTCTTGCGCCCACGGCGTGTGTGGCTCTGACGCCATGCGCATCAATGGCCGCAACATGCTGGCCTGCAAAGCGCTAGTGAAAGATGTTGGCACCGAGATCACCATCGAGCCGATCCTCGGCTTGCCGGTGCTCAAAGACATGATCGTCGATATGGAGCCGTTCTTCGATAGCTACAAATCGATCATGCCTTTCCTGGTCAATGAAGACGTGCCCGCTGATGGCAAGGAACGTCTGCAATCGCCAGAGCAGCGCGAGCGCTTCGATGACACCACCAAGTGCATCCTGTGCGCCGCCTGCACCACCTCCTGCCCGGTCTTCTGGGCCGATGACCAGTACGTCGGCCCGGCCGCCATGGTCAATGCCCACCGCTTCATTTTTGACAGCCGTGACCAGGCCGCCAATAAGCGCCTCGAGATCCTGGCCGACCACGGCGGCGCCTTCCGCTGCCGCACCGCCTTCAACTGCACTGAGGCCTGCCCGCGTGAGATCCATGTCACCCAGGCCATCGCTGAAGTCAAGCAAGCCATCACCAGCGGTGGCGTAGAGCACTAA
- a CDS encoding succinate dehydrogenase flavoprotein subunit, giving the protein MTQTHQHEVIIVGAGGAGLMAALYASRSVDTAVLSKLYPTRSHTGAAQGGIGAALGNLEPDKVEWHSFDTVKGSDYLGDQDAIDYMCAQAPEVVYELEHMGLPFSRTPDGKIAQRRFGGHTNNETKQPVLRSCYAADRTGHMILQTLYQNCIKNKVHFYDEYHVLDLLMKDGVANGVVAVELATGELHVFHAKSIVFATGGHGRIWELTSNAYAYTGDGVAITLRRGLPAQDLEFFQFHPTGILKLGILITEGVRGEGGVLVNGSGERFMERYAPTVKDLASRDVVSRSIYLEIRDGKGINGDRYVHLDMRPETVNKYAELDGRKLPDGTPYRVTGEQLLSKVPDIVDFCRTYLGIDPIKEPMPIQPTAHYAMGGIPTNVHAQALSDTKGTIVPGLFAAGEVACVSVHGANRLGTNSLLDLVVFGKEAGKKAAEYAKGADYKPLEANPTDFTRAQLDRILSNSGSEKIVHVGEEMKTKMMDDVGVFRTADGMASAIEKMRELRERYKHISIDDHGKRFNTDLLNAWELGCLLDVALATAVSAHARPESRGAHAREDFPKRNDAEWLKHTMAWMDGDQVRLEYKPVTITKYEPKERVY; this is encoded by the coding sequence ATGACGCAAACTCACCAACATGAAGTCATTATCGTAGGCGCTGGCGGCGCCGGCCTGATGGCCGCGCTCTACGCCTCACGCAGCGTCGATACCGCTGTGCTGAGCAAGCTCTATCCCACCCGCTCGCACACCGGCGCCGCCCAAGGCGGCATTGGCGCCGCCCTCGGCAACCTCGAGCCTGACAAGGTGGAGTGGCACAGCTTCGATACCGTCAAAGGCAGTGACTACCTGGGTGACCAGGATGCGATTGACTATATGTGCGCCCAGGCGCCTGAAGTTGTCTACGAGCTGGAGCACATGGGCTTGCCCTTCTCGCGCACGCCAGACGGCAAAATTGCCCAGCGCCGCTTCGGTGGCCACACCAACAACGAAACCAAGCAGCCTGTGCTGCGCTCGTGCTACGCCGCCGACCGCACCGGCCATATGATCTTGCAAACGCTGTACCAGAACTGCATCAAGAACAAGGTGCACTTCTACGATGAGTACCATGTGCTCGACCTCCTCATGAAGGATGGCGTAGCCAACGGCGTCGTCGCCGTTGAACTGGCCACTGGCGAGCTGCACGTCTTCCACGCCAAATCGATCGTCTTCGCTACCGGCGGCCACGGACGCATCTGGGAGCTCACCTCCAACGCTTACGCCTACACCGGTGACGGTGTAGCCATCACCCTGCGCCGCGGCCTGCCCGCCCAGGACCTGGAATTCTTCCAGTTCCATCCCACCGGCATCCTCAAGCTCGGCATCCTCATCACCGAGGGTGTGCGCGGCGAGGGTGGCGTACTGGTCAACGGCAGCGGCGAACGCTTCATGGAGCGCTATGCCCCCACGGTGAAAGACCTTGCCTCGCGAGATGTTGTTAGCCGTTCGATCTATCTGGAAATTCGCGACGGCAAGGGCATCAACGGCGATCGCTACGTTCATCTGGATATGCGCCCCGAGACCGTCAATAAATACGCCGAGCTCGATGGCCGCAAGCTGCCCGATGGCACGCCCTACCGTGTCACCGGTGAACAATTGCTCTCCAAGGTGCCGGATATTGTCGATTTCTGCCGCACCTACCTGGGCATTGACCCGATCAAAGAGCCCATGCCCATCCAGCCCACGGCGCACTACGCCATGGGCGGCATCCCCACCAATGTGCACGCCCAGGCGCTCAGCGACACCAAGGGCACCATCGTGCCCGGCCTCTTCGCCGCCGGCGAAGTGGCCTGCGTCTCCGTGCACGGCGCCAACCGCCTCGGCACCAACTCCCTGCTCGACCTCGTCGTCTTCGGTAAGGAAGCCGGCAAGAAGGCCGCCGAGTACGCCAAGGGCGCAGACTACAAGCCCCTGGAAGCCAACCCCACCGATTTCACCCGCGCCCAGCTCGATCGCATTCTGAGCAACAGTGGCAGCGAAAAGATCGTGCACGTTGGCGAAGAAATGAAGACCAAAATGATGGATGATGTCGGCGTGTTCCGCACCGCTGACGGCATGGCCAGCGCCATCGAAAAGATGCGTGAGCTGCGTGAGCGTTACAAGCACATCAGCATCGACGATCACGGCAAGCGCTTCAATACGGATCTACTCAACGCCTGGGAACTGGGTTGCCTACTGGACGTAGCCCTGGCCACCGCCGTCTCCGCCCATGCCCGCCCCGAAAGTCGTGGCGCCCATGCCCGCGAAGATTTCCCCAAACGCAATGACGCCGAATGGCTGAAGCACACCATGGCCTGGATGGATGGCGACCAGGTGCGCCTGGAGTACAAGCCGGTCACCATCACCAAATACGAGCCGAAAGAACGCGTCTACTAG
- the icd gene encoding NADP-dependent isocitrate dehydrogenase yields MTYSIIQVPEGGAKISIKNGVLNVPNNPIIPFIEGDGTGRDIWRASVRVLDAAVEKAYGGARKLHWMEVYAGEKAFTQFQSWLPEETLQAFKEFLVGIKGPLTTPIGGGMRSLNVALRKELDLYVCQRPVRWFEGVPSPVKRPQDVDMVVFRENTEDIYTGIEFENGTEENAKFKSLLKDSFPKEYAKIRFPDSAGIGIKPVSVEGTERLVRAAIRWAIDNQRRNLTLVHKGNIMKYTEGAFRNWGYDLAEREFGDQVYTWQTWEQTKAAKGEDAANEEQAAALKAGKLLIKDVIADIVFQQTITRATEFDVLATMNLNGDYLSDALAAQVGGIGIAPGGNINYDTGHAVFEATHGTAPKYADKDMVNPGSVILSGEMMLRYMGWGEAADKVIAGIEGAIEAKTVTYDFHRLMEGATKLSTSAFGDAVIAKM; encoded by the coding sequence ATGACCTACAGCATCATCCAGGTTCCTGAGGGCGGAGCCAAGATTTCCATCAAGAACGGCGTTCTCAATGTGCCGAACAACCCGATCATTCCCTTCATTGAAGGGGACGGCACGGGCCGCGATATCTGGCGCGCCAGTGTGCGCGTGCTGGATGCCGCCGTCGAGAAAGCCTATGGCGGGGCGCGCAAGCTGCACTGGATGGAAGTCTACGCCGGCGAGAAAGCCTTCACCCAGTTCCAAAGCTGGCTGCCGGAAGAAACCTTGCAAGCCTTCAAGGAATTTCTGGTGGGCATCAAGGGCCCGCTCACCACGCCGATCGGCGGCGGTATGCGCTCACTCAATGTAGCCCTGCGCAAAGAGCTCGATCTCTACGTCTGCCAGCGCCCGGTGCGCTGGTTCGAGGGCGTACCTTCGCCAGTCAAACGCCCGCAAGACGTCGATATGGTCGTCTTCCGCGAGAACACCGAAGACATCTATACCGGCATTGAGTTCGAGAACGGCACCGAAGAGAACGCCAAGTTCAAATCACTGCTCAAAGACAGCTTCCCCAAGGAATATGCCAAGATCCGCTTCCCCGATAGTGCCGGCATCGGCATCAAGCCCGTTTCTGTTGAGGGCACCGAACGCCTGGTGCGCGCCGCCATCCGCTGGGCCATCGATAACCAGCGCCGCAACCTCACCCTGGTGCACAAGGGCAACATCATGAAGTACACCGAGGGCGCCTTCCGCAACTGGGGCTATGACCTAGCTGAGCGTGAGTTCGGTGATCAGGTCTATACCTGGCAAACCTGGGAGCAGACCAAGGCCGCCAAGGGTGAAGACGCCGCCAACGAAGAGCAGGCCGCCGCGCTCAAGGCCGGCAAGCTGCTCATCAAAGACGTGATCGCAGACATCGTCTTCCAGCAAACCATTACCCGCGCCACGGAATTTGACGTACTCGCCACCATGAACCTGAACGGCGACTATCTCTCCGACGCCCTGGCCGCCCAGGTGGGCGGCATCGGCATCGCCCCCGGTGGCAACATCAACTACGACACCGGGCACGCCGTCTTCGAGGCCACCCACGGCACCGCCCCCAAGTATGCCGATAAGGATATGGTCAACCCCGGCTCGGTGATCCTCTCCGGCGAGATGATGCTGCGCTATATGGGTTGGGGTGAAGCTGCCGACAAAGTCATCGCCGGCATTGAAGGCGCTATCGAAGCCAAAACCGTCACCTATGACTTTCACCGCCTGATGGAAGGCGCTACTAAGCTCAGCACCTCCGCCTTCGGCGATGCCGTCATCGCAAAGATGTAA
- a CDS encoding cation-translocating P-type ATPase encodes MAPTSVPVNRQQQIEEPWHQLGHTQVAERLGTSREQGLSSAEAKARLEKYGPNRLEEAPPKKFITLLWEQLNNFVVYLLFAAVIISAVLGEWVEAAAVMAIVVLNAGFGIVQERRAEQALAALRQLASPEAHVLRDGRRIDIPSYEVVPGDVVFLEAGNYIPADVRLVEAINLRVEEAALTGESVPVEKTAGRLEKTDVGLGDRINTTFLGTLVSYGRGSGIVVNTGMRTQVGLIAEMLQSVQHEQTPLQRRLEELGRWLGWAALIICGVVFVVGLLRGQEALHMFEVAVTLAIAAVPEGLPAVVTISLALGMREMIKRNALIRRLSSVETLGSATVIGSDKTGTLTQNAMTVTSVWVDGRRVEVSGTGYQPQGEFTLDGTSFDLSKNHGVFSALWLGALNNDAILESGEGGTRVVGDPTEAAMLVAAAKADAAYGELATSYPRVQEIPFDSDRKRMTTIHQVADPLSADLSPFHEGHEHKGWHVVAVKGAPDVVLELCKQYQTIDDAVAPLNDSMRTRILEANDQMAQDALRVIAVAYRISKDVPTTLTAEHVEQDLVFVGLLGMIDPPRPEVKDALAKARSAGIRTVMITGDYPQTARAIAMQIGLVGESNNQVIAGAELNEMSDEQLQEAIKTTSVFARVSPEHKVRIVRALRANGNIVAMTGDGVNDAPALKQADIGVAMGITGTDVAKETADMVLTDDNYSSIVSAVEQGRVIYSNIRKFVFFLLSCNTAEIMIIFMAIMMGLPSPLAPIQLLWLNLLTDGAPALALGTEKGDPDIMKLPPRRKDEPIIDGEMRLGIGIQTVVKTAVTLTAYILGLQMFPVAGGGENLTASTMAFMTLGLCELVRAYTARSEHYSMFYGGLFSNKNMNVAVLISTVLLLIVVFFPPLQGVFDTTSLTWLQWEIVLPLALLPAVAAEITKWFIRRGLERKTAAAAA; translated from the coding sequence GTGGCACCTACGTCTGTTCCTGTTAACCGCCAGCAACAAATTGAGGAACCTTGGCACCAACTCGGCCACACGCAAGTGGCTGAGCGCCTGGGTACCTCGCGCGAGCAAGGCCTCAGCTCGGCCGAAGCCAAGGCTCGTTTAGAGAAGTACGGCCCGAACCGGCTGGAAGAAGCACCCCCCAAGAAATTCATCACGCTCTTGTGGGAGCAATTGAATAATTTTGTCGTCTATCTGCTATTTGCCGCGGTGATCATCTCGGCAGTATTGGGTGAATGGGTGGAAGCCGCGGCGGTGATGGCGATCGTGGTGCTCAATGCTGGCTTCGGCATTGTGCAGGAGCGCCGCGCCGAGCAGGCACTGGCGGCGCTGCGCCAATTGGCTTCGCCAGAGGCGCATGTGCTGCGCGATGGACGCCGCATCGACATCCCTTCGTATGAAGTGGTGCCAGGAGACGTAGTGTTCCTGGAGGCGGGCAACTACATTCCGGCGGATGTGCGCCTGGTGGAAGCGATCAACCTGCGCGTTGAGGAAGCGGCGCTCACTGGTGAATCGGTGCCGGTGGAGAAGACCGCTGGCCGTCTGGAAAAGACCGACGTGGGTCTGGGTGACCGCATCAACACCACTTTTTTGGGCACGCTGGTGTCTTACGGCCGCGGCAGCGGTATCGTAGTGAACACCGGTATGCGCACCCAGGTGGGCCTGATCGCCGAAATGCTGCAATCGGTGCAGCATGAGCAGACCCCGCTGCAGCGCCGTTTGGAAGAACTGGGCCGCTGGCTGGGTTGGGCGGCGCTGATCATCTGTGGTGTGGTCTTCGTGGTGGGCTTGTTGCGCGGCCAGGAAGCGCTGCATATGTTTGAAGTGGCGGTGACGCTGGCGATTGCTGCGGTGCCGGAAGGTTTGCCGGCGGTGGTAACCATTAGCCTGGCGCTGGGCATGCGCGAGATGATCAAGCGTAATGCGCTCATTCGCCGCCTGTCTTCGGTGGAGACGCTGGGTTCGGCTACCGTGATCGGCTCGGACAAGACCGGCACGCTGACCCAGAACGCGATGACCGTGACCAGCGTGTGGGTAGACGGCCGCCGCGTCGAAGTATCCGGCACCGGCTACCAGCCTCAAGGCGAATTCACGCTGGACGGCACCTCATTTGATCTAAGCAAGAACCATGGCGTGTTCAGCGCCTTATGGCTGGGCGCGTTGAATAACGATGCCATCCTGGAATCTGGCGAAGGCGGCACCCGCGTAGTGGGTGACCCGACCGAGGCGGCGATGCTGGTGGCGGCGGCTAAGGCCGACGCAGCCTATGGCGAGCTGGCCACGAGCTATCCGCGCGTGCAGGAAATTCCGTTTGATTCGGACCGCAAGCGTATGACCACGATTCACCAGGTGGCTGACCCGCTGTCTGCGGACCTTTCGCCCTTCCATGAGGGCCATGAGCATAAGGGCTGGCATGTGGTGGCGGTCAAAGGCGCGCCGGATGTGGTGCTGGAGCTGTGCAAGCAATACCAGACGATTGACGACGCGGTAGCGCCGCTGAATGACAGCATGCGCACACGTATTCTTGAGGCCAATGACCAAATGGCGCAAGATGCGCTGCGCGTGATCGCGGTGGCCTACCGGATCAGCAAGGATGTGCCTACCACGCTGACCGCGGAGCATGTGGAGCAAGACCTGGTGTTTGTGGGCTTGCTGGGCATGATCGACCCACCGCGCCCGGAAGTGAAGGACGCGCTGGCCAAAGCGCGCAGCGCCGGTATTCGCACGGTGATGATCACCGGCGATTACCCGCAAACGGCACGTGCCATCGCCATGCAGATTGGCCTGGTGGGCGAAAGCAACAATCAGGTGATTGCTGGCGCTGAGCTCAATGAAATGAGCGACGAGCAGTTGCAAGAGGCGATCAAGACGACGAGCGTCTTTGCTCGCGTATCACCGGAGCACAAAGTGCGTATCGTGCGTGCGCTGCGCGCCAATGGCAACATCGTGGCGATGACTGGTGACGGCGTGAACGATGCGCCGGCACTCAAGCAGGCCGATATTGGTGTGGCGATGGGCATCACCGGCACGGATGTGGCTAAGGAAACCGCCGACATGGTGCTGACCGATGACAACTACTCCAGCATTGTGTCTGCCGTGGAGCAAGGCCGCGTGATCTACAGCAACATCCGCAAGTTTGTGTTCTTCCTGCTGTCGTGCAACACGGCGGAGATCATGATCATCTTCATGGCGATCATGATGGGCTTGCCTTCGCCGCTGGCGCCGATCCAGCTACTGTGGCTGAACCTGCTGACTGACGGCGCCCCGGCGCTGGCGCTGGGCACCGAAAAGGGTGACCCGGACATCATGAAGCTGCCGCCGCGCCGCAAGGATGAGCCCATCATTGATGGCGAGATGCGCCTGGGGATCGGTATTCAGACCGTGGTCAAGACCGCGGTCACGCTGACGGCCTATATCCTCGGCCTGCAAATGTTCCCGGTTGCCGGGGGCGGCGAGAATCTCACCGCCTCGACGATGGCGTTCATGACACTGGGCTTGTGTGAGCTGGTGCGTGCTTATACGGCGCGTTCTGAGCACTACTCCATGTTTTATGGGGGCTTGTTCTCCAACAAAAACATGAATGTAGCTGTGCTCATCTCCACCGTGCTGCTGCTGATCGTGGTGTTCTTCCCGCCCCTGCAGGGTGTGTTCGACACCACATCGCTGACCTGGCTGCAGTGGGAGATTGTGCTGCCACTGGCCCTGCTGCCGGCAGTAGCGGCTGAGATCACCAAGTGGTTCATCCGCCGTGGGCTGGAGCGCAAGACGGCTGCTGCGGCTGCTTAA